The following proteins come from a genomic window of Brevibacillus antibioticus:
- a CDS encoding helix-turn-helix domain-containing protein translates to MSPTEAWTFFGEATHAVLIVTKGSGGMLDESDQATLQAGSVLVLSREAERQVRADTEDPLRLLVFYFDVLQQQDPVTNAYSPSRSWHLTHTQCLFSQVDHCTELALTLYAHRQANDPLVAFQNQIRFQQLLHLIWSHAERQATVETSSVVDQTISYMHANYAEPISLDDLANRAGFTPRYYTEVFKKKVGKSPIEYLTSCRMEHAKTLLRESNKRLREVARLVGYADEFYFSRRFKQQVGVSPTVFIRMNQKQLAPVTFHYAEYLLALGIRPIGAPEEQVTYLREQLRMKEADEIVSLPENTPDLIKPLQPTFILTESTGDYATFSKIAPTLAFPWMEHDVFGHLNMLADVLGMKDRAHIWLKQHEQKVLKAKRCIDAHIRKEETFLILNVRPQSLLAYGARNIGHVLYKSLKLTPPKMIQKELQRNPNFWATIINENQLSQFASDWLFVHIFDDDLSRTHFKELMKQDVWQRIPAVQKGQVVILNPIWFSYDPLSLDIQLEEAVQILTHANTATLSKEKRNILHG, encoded by the coding sequence TTGTCACCGACAGAAGCATGGACGTTTTTTGGCGAGGCTACCCATGCCGTGCTCATCGTGACAAAAGGATCGGGCGGAATGCTGGACGAGTCGGATCAAGCCACTCTTCAAGCTGGAAGTGTACTCGTCCTTTCACGAGAAGCCGAGAGGCAAGTACGTGCCGATACAGAAGATCCACTCCGTCTTCTCGTATTCTATTTTGACGTCCTGCAACAGCAAGATCCGGTCACCAACGCCTATAGCCCGAGCCGTTCCTGGCACCTTACCCACACCCAATGCTTATTCAGTCAGGTCGATCACTGCACGGAGCTTGCCCTCACGCTGTATGCTCATCGTCAAGCCAATGATCCGTTGGTAGCTTTTCAAAATCAAATTCGCTTTCAGCAATTGCTGCATCTGATTTGGAGCCATGCGGAACGGCAAGCTACAGTAGAGACGTCAAGCGTTGTCGATCAGACCATTTCCTACATGCATGCGAATTATGCGGAGCCGATCTCCTTGGATGATTTGGCGAATCGAGCTGGCTTTACCCCTCGGTATTACACCGAAGTCTTCAAGAAAAAGGTCGGCAAAAGCCCGATCGAATATTTGACGAGTTGCCGAATGGAGCATGCAAAGACGCTACTTCGCGAATCGAATAAACGATTGCGTGAGGTAGCACGCCTGGTCGGGTATGCCGATGAGTTTTACTTCAGCAGACGCTTTAAGCAGCAGGTAGGCGTGTCACCGACTGTCTTTATCCGCATGAATCAGAAGCAATTGGCACCCGTCACCTTCCACTATGCTGAGTATTTATTGGCACTCGGAATCAGACCGATTGGCGCTCCGGAAGAGCAGGTCACTTATTTACGTGAGCAATTACGGATGAAAGAGGCAGATGAGATTGTCAGCCTGCCCGAGAACACACCAGACTTGATCAAACCATTGCAACCGACGTTTATTTTGACCGAATCGACAGGAGATTACGCTACTTTCTCCAAGATTGCACCTACTCTTGCCTTTCCGTGGATGGAACACGATGTCTTTGGTCATTTGAATATGCTAGCCGATGTGCTTGGCATGAAAGATCGGGCTCACATATGGCTCAAGCAGCATGAACAGAAGGTTTTGAAAGCAAAGCGATGCATCGACGCGCATATTCGAAAGGAAGAAACCTTCTTGATTCTCAATGTGCGTCCACAGAGTCTACTGGCATACGGTGCCAGAAATATCGGACATGTGCTGTACAAATCCTTGAAGTTGACGCCACCCAAAATGATTCAAAAAGAGCTGCAACGCAATCCAAATTTCTGGGCGACCATCATCAACGAAAATCAATTAAGCCAATTTGCATCTGATTGGCTGTTTGTCCATATTTTTGATGATGACCTCTCACGGACACACTTTAAAGAGTTGATGAAACAGGATGTATGGCAACGAATTCCTGCTGTACAAAAAGGACAAGTGGTCATTCTCAACCCGATCTGGTTTTCGTATGATCCCCTCTCCCTCGACATCCAGCTGGAAGAAGCCGTCCAAATACTAACCCATGCAAATACAGCCACATTATCCAAAGAAAAACGGAACATTCTCCATGGATGA
- a CDS encoding OsmC family protein — MEFQAKENGFVTQLSYGELHVSGDEQYGFRPYQLLVSSIAVCSGGVLRKVLDKMRMPCTDMKVTADVQRNEAEANRVEKIHLHFIITGENMKAEKVQKAMEAASKNCPMVQSVKGSILVTESFELVS; from the coding sequence ATGGAATTTCAAGCGAAAGAAAATGGCTTTGTCACTCAACTGTCCTACGGTGAGCTGCACGTATCAGGTGATGAACAGTATGGCTTTCGCCCCTATCAGCTCTTGGTCTCCTCCATCGCTGTTTGCAGTGGCGGCGTTTTGCGGAAAGTATTGGACAAGATGAGAATGCCATGCACGGACATGAAAGTAACAGCAGATGTTCAGCGAAATGAGGCAGAGGCAAACCGGGTTGAAAAAATTCACCTCCACTTCATCATTACGGGGGAAAATATGAAAGCGGAAAAAGTGCAAAAAGCCATGGAAGCCGCGAGCAAAAACTGCCCGATGGTCCAATCTGTCAAGGGAAGCATCCTCGTAACCGAGTCCTTCGAATTGGTATCATGA
- a CDS encoding M20/M25/M40 family metallo-hydrolase — protein sequence MQKWQTKEQLVDLLCNLVSIPSITGSSAEKDLPSYVVDQLRTLPYYQANPDHVRANPTGDGRHFVTALVKKEGVRDTVILVSHFDVVDVEDYGAWMKHAFDPKTLTPLFQQNQADMPADVQQDIRTGNWLFGRGTMDMKCGLTLHMSMIEQAIAGEFDGNILLLTVPDEEVNSVGMRAAVPALLKIAEEFDLSYTTVLNSEPMFTRYPGDTNTYLYTGSIGKVLPGFLCYGKETHVGEPFAGLNGNYMASQMTCELELNTSFCEVVEGEASPPPTNLIQKDLKKEYSVQIPHRAVTLFNLFLLEKQMEDVVEPLLESARNVAERMKQNYLKHASQFANFAPFSPRDLSISVMTYEELYAYAKKTYGEEKLRQLEADVIANRGDKDDRDTTIELVDQLAILCKELSPMMILFFAPPFYPAVSSRKHPLIQQTMEEMKAYAKDQHRVNLVKQNYFGGISDLSYVGLQYPAASMQPLVANMPLWDNGYSIPLQELEAFDVPVMNLGPVGRDAHQWTERLDIDYAFDTLKDMLPRCIQSLLQNGKALEE from the coding sequence ATGCAGAAATGGCAAACAAAAGAGCAGCTCGTTGATCTCTTGTGCAATTTGGTAAGCATCCCCAGCATTACAGGATCATCTGCCGAGAAGGATTTGCCTTCCTACGTCGTCGATCAGCTGCGTACCCTGCCTTACTATCAAGCCAATCCCGATCATGTGCGTGCGAATCCGACTGGGGATGGGCGCCATTTTGTCACTGCTCTTGTCAAAAAGGAAGGCGTACGGGACACTGTCATTCTTGTTAGCCATTTTGATGTGGTTGATGTCGAGGATTACGGCGCTTGGATGAAGCATGCTTTTGATCCCAAGACCCTCACTCCTCTCTTCCAGCAAAACCAAGCAGATATGCCAGCCGACGTCCAACAGGATATCCGTACTGGAAACTGGCTGTTTGGCCGTGGCACCATGGATATGAAATGCGGACTGACACTGCACATGTCGATGATTGAGCAAGCGATTGCTGGAGAGTTCGACGGCAACATTTTGCTACTGACCGTCCCTGACGAAGAAGTGAATTCTGTCGGGATGCGAGCAGCAGTCCCAGCGCTTTTGAAAATCGCCGAAGAGTTCGACCTGAGCTACACCACCGTGCTCAACTCCGAGCCGATGTTTACCCGCTATCCAGGGGATACGAATACGTACCTGTACACAGGCTCCATCGGAAAAGTGCTACCAGGGTTCCTCTGCTACGGCAAAGAAACACATGTCGGCGAGCCTTTTGCTGGGTTAAACGGCAACTACATGGCCTCTCAAATGACATGTGAGCTGGAGCTGAACACATCCTTTTGCGAGGTCGTTGAGGGGGAAGCCTCTCCTCCGCCAACCAACCTGATTCAAAAGGATCTGAAAAAAGAGTACTCTGTGCAAATTCCGCACCGTGCTGTGACGCTGTTTAACCTTTTTTTGCTGGAGAAGCAGATGGAGGATGTCGTAGAACCGCTGCTGGAATCCGCTAGAAATGTCGCAGAGCGCATGAAGCAAAACTACCTCAAGCACGCGAGCCAGTTTGCTAATTTCGCGCCGTTTAGCCCACGTGATCTGTCCATTTCCGTCATGACTTACGAAGAACTGTATGCCTATGCGAAGAAAACGTACGGGGAAGAAAAACTACGCCAGCTGGAAGCAGATGTGATCGCCAACCGCGGCGACAAGGACGACCGCGATACCACAATCGAGCTGGTGGATCAATTAGCGATTCTGTGCAAAGAACTGTCGCCGATGATGATCTTGTTCTTCGCTCCGCCGTTTTACCCGGCAGTCAGCTCGCGCAAGCATCCTCTGATCCAACAGACGATGGAAGAGATGAAGGCATACGCGAAAGATCAGCACCGGGTCAATTTGGTCAAACAAAACTACTTTGGCGGTATCTCTGACTTGAGCTACGTCGGACTCCAATATCCGGCGGCATCCATGCAGCCATTGGTAGCAAACATGCCTTTGTGGGACAACGGCTACTCCATTCCGCTTCAGGAGCTCGAAGCTTTTGATGTACCTGTCATGAACCTCGGCCCAGTCGGACGTGACGCCCATCAGTGGACAGAACGCCTGGACATCGACTATGCATTTGATACGTTAAAAGACATGCTGCCTCGTTGCATCCAGTCTCTCTTGCAAAATGGGAAAGCATTGGAGGAATAG
- a CDS encoding IclR family transcriptional regulator, with translation MVQSIDRAMSIISVLVSDPNKQHWSISEIAEQTDLPLSTVHRLISSLIKHGLILQVPESKQYKVGYTWMEIGLRILDKMDMRAVARAVMEQLAANVRETVYLNIPQGTHAMVLERVEGPTSVRSMDNLGERIPLHIGAANKTILASMNPTEAEQIVTGLIPDAKKRRELLERLPEIRQNGYAVSYGEKTEGTASIAAPIFGLNQKVVGALSIGVPSYRINEQLLSSLIEQTQQSAKEISHKIGALP, from the coding sequence TTGGTACAATCGATTGACCGGGCGATGAGCATCATCTCCGTCCTGGTATCAGATCCAAACAAGCAGCATTGGTCCATCTCGGAAATTGCTGAACAAACGGACCTGCCACTGAGTACGGTACACCGTTTAATCAGCAGCCTCATCAAGCATGGACTCATCCTCCAGGTTCCTGAGAGCAAGCAGTACAAGGTCGGCTATACGTGGATGGAAATCGGGCTGCGCATCCTGGACAAGATGGATATGCGCGCTGTCGCCCGAGCTGTCATGGAGCAATTGGCAGCAAATGTACGAGAAACTGTCTATCTGAACATTCCACAGGGCACTCATGCCATGGTACTCGAACGAGTGGAAGGCCCCACGTCTGTCAGAAGCATGGATAATCTGGGAGAGCGTATTCCGCTACATATCGGTGCGGCAAACAAAACGATTCTCGCCAGCATGAATCCGACCGAAGCAGAGCAAATCGTGACTGGACTAATCCCGGATGCAAAAAAACGTCGCGAGCTGTTAGAACGACTGCCAGAAATCAGACAAAACGGCTATGCAGTCAGCTACGGTGAGAAAACCGAGGGCACCGCATCCATTGCCGCTCCTATCTTCGGTCTCAACCAAAAGGTCGTGGGCGCTTTGAGTATTGGCGTTCCGAGCTATCGGATCAACGAGCAGCTCTTGTCCTCACTCATTGAACAAACCCAACAAAGTGCCAAAGAAATTTCCCACAAGATCGGTGCCTTGCCTTAA
- a CDS encoding amino acid permease — protein sequence MDTGNERDTQLQRSMKSRHLFMLSLGGVIGTGLFLNAGFTINQAGPGGALVAYIVGGILLYLVMTCLGELSVKMPVTGSFQAYASKYIGPASGFTLGWMYWLGSATTAGVEFTAAGMVMQRWFPDTPIWIWCALFIVLLFTFNALTTKGFAETEYWFAGIKVLAVLIFIIIGLGAIFGIVSMEGRPAPFLSNFSADGGLFPFGIAIVFVTMMNVVFSYQGSELIGIAVGEAENPQKTIPRAIRNVVFRILVFYVASVTILSALFPSSELGLLESPFVTVFDAVGIPFAADTVYVLLMSVSGIAVTFTWMGIALSQFNFRRQYLREGGKIEDLQFVAPFYPVMPLLCLALCTFILIFPAFDPTQRIGLFYGIGSLVLFYTFYYVRYGRKKAHKPNFPTQG from the coding sequence ATGGACACTGGGAATGAAAGAGACACACAGCTACAACGTTCCATGAAAAGTCGCCACTTGTTTATGCTGTCGTTAGGCGGTGTCATCGGGACAGGGCTCTTCCTCAACGCTGGCTTCACGATCAATCAGGCTGGACCTGGCGGAGCGCTTGTCGCCTATATCGTCGGCGGGATTTTGCTGTATCTGGTCATGACGTGCCTGGGTGAGCTTTCTGTAAAAATGCCAGTAACAGGCTCTTTCCAAGCCTACGCCAGCAAGTATATTGGTCCGGCGAGCGGGTTTACGCTGGGATGGATGTATTGGCTAGGGTCAGCTACAACGGCCGGGGTAGAGTTTACTGCCGCGGGCATGGTCATGCAACGGTGGTTCCCGGATACACCGATCTGGATTTGGTGCGCGCTCTTTATCGTTTTGCTCTTTACCTTCAATGCGTTGACGACAAAAGGGTTTGCGGAAACCGAATACTGGTTTGCCGGAATTAAAGTATTGGCTGTACTTATATTTATCATTATCGGACTAGGTGCTATATTCGGTATTGTCAGTATGGAAGGGAGACCCGCTCCGTTTCTCTCCAACTTCTCGGCAGATGGGGGACTATTCCCGTTTGGCATTGCGATCGTCTTTGTGACGATGATGAACGTCGTATTCTCTTATCAAGGCTCTGAATTGATCGGAATCGCAGTTGGGGAAGCAGAAAACCCGCAAAAGACCATTCCGCGGGCGATCCGCAACGTTGTGTTTCGCATTCTCGTGTTCTATGTGGCATCGGTCACGATCTTGTCCGCCCTCTTTCCCTCAAGTGAGCTGGGTCTCTTGGAAAGCCCGTTTGTGACGGTATTTGATGCAGTGGGGATTCCTTTTGCAGCGGATACGGTATATGTGCTGCTCATGTCTGTATCCGGTATTGCGGTCACCTTCACGTGGATGGGGATTGCTCTCTCTCAATTCAATTTCCGCCGTCAATACTTGCGTGAGGGTGGGAAAATAGAAGATTTACAGTTCGTAGCACCGTTTTACCCGGTGATGCCGCTCCTGTGTCTGGCTCTTTGTACGTTCATTCTTATCTTCCCGGCGTTTGACCCGACACAGCGAATTGGACTCTTCTACGGAATTGGTTCGCTCGTGCTGTTCTATACCTTCTATTATGTGCGCTATGGACGCAAAAAGGCCCATAAACCGAATTTCCCCACGCAAGGCTAA
- a CDS encoding sigma-70 family RNA polymerase sigma factor, which translates to MKTARLFFCLKILMVRRELDIKFTDVANQRLLDAFLAQEDNQQLYQRVFNSPDDTQRNDELDSRFQEFYGEVRFTKFISSLIRFTAIELAVRNQKIGNACQPTDEIERVVDSLVSDTDKSEREDNFEWEDVLADKRILDAVQTLTKKEQEMLTLLYLRNLKETEAASVLGIIQQAVSKSKKRALLKLRKQLEGGVVHESVNTGKASTK; encoded by the coding sequence GTGAAAACGGCACGTCTATTTTTTTGCCTGAAAATACTAATGGTGAGGAGAGAGTTAGATATCAAATTTACAGACGTAGCTAATCAGAGGCTGCTGGATGCATTTCTAGCGCAAGAAGACAATCAACAACTATATCAACGAGTGTTTAATTCGCCAGACGATACGCAGAGGAACGATGAATTGGATAGTAGATTTCAGGAATTCTACGGTGAAGTCCGATTTACTAAGTTTATTTCCTCGCTCATCCGTTTTACAGCTATCGAGTTGGCTGTACGTAATCAAAAGATAGGCAACGCATGCCAGCCTACAGACGAAATTGAGAGGGTGGTTGATAGCCTTGTTAGCGACACTGACAAAAGTGAGCGGGAGGACAACTTTGAGTGGGAAGATGTTTTAGCGGATAAACGAATTTTGGATGCTGTTCAAACCCTCACGAAAAAGGAACAGGAGATGCTTACACTTCTATATTTAAGGAATCTCAAAGAAACGGAAGCTGCGAGCGTGTTGGGTATTATTCAGCAAGCTGTTTCTAAATCAAAGAAACGAGCGTTACTGAAGCTTAGAAAACAGCTAGAGGGAGGTGTAGTACATGAGTCTGTTAACACTGGTAAAGCGAGCACAAAATAA
- a CDS encoding helix-turn-helix domain-containing protein translates to MVEIIERFEPKIRKSLKFTDIGVREDIRQEIVFRMIRAVKIYSTKNGS, encoded by the coding sequence ATGGTAGAGATCATAGAAAGATTTGAGCCAAAGATTCGCAAGTCGTTGAAATTCACGGATATAGGTGTACGTGAGGACATACGTCAAGAGATAGTATTTCGGATGATTAGAGCCGTCAAAATCTATAGCACAAAAAATGGATCATGA
- a CDS encoding D-arabinono-1,4-lactone oxidase: MLTVKKHANHWTNWTGNVQSQPKQIAMPESVDEVVQLVLACKKAGTRIRVVGSGHSFTRLVQTEDCLLSLDHLQGIVSVDPASDTVEVWAGTKLKTLGHLLHQAGYSQENLGDINAQSIAGAVSTGTHGTGVHFGSISTQAVGLTVVTAAGEVLEVSERARPDLFKAMQVSLGLLGIIVRVKLRVLPAYRLRYQSRRMQLEECLSSLDTFKTEHRHFEFFIFPYSDTVQVKFMDETSDPPSGNQRWSYLKKMVVENGLFWLLSESCRLLPSLTKSVSRLSAQSVPSVHESGYSHQLFATPRLVRFYEMEYCLPAEHMGEAIRELRQAIEQERFAVHFPLECRYVKKDDIWLSPAYERDSAFIAVHMYKGMPYEAYFARMEEIFARYGGRPHWGKMHSLTTERLHQVYPRLPDFLAIRSELDPSGLFVNPYLAELFGIS; encoded by the coding sequence ATGCTCACTGTAAAGAAGCACGCGAATCACTGGACCAATTGGACAGGAAATGTACAAAGCCAGCCGAAGCAAATCGCGATGCCAGAGTCCGTGGATGAGGTCGTGCAGCTTGTCCTTGCTTGCAAGAAGGCAGGTACACGGATTCGAGTCGTCGGCTCCGGTCATTCCTTCACGCGGCTCGTCCAGACAGAAGACTGCTTGCTATCCTTGGATCATCTCCAAGGAATCGTCAGTGTAGACCCTGCCTCTGATACCGTTGAAGTCTGGGCAGGCACCAAGCTCAAGACACTCGGACACCTGCTGCATCAAGCGGGCTACTCTCAAGAAAACCTCGGAGACATTAACGCTCAGTCCATTGCAGGGGCCGTCAGCACCGGGACACATGGCACAGGCGTTCATTTTGGCAGCATCTCCACGCAAGCCGTCGGGCTAACAGTCGTGACCGCAGCCGGGGAGGTTTTGGAAGTATCCGAGCGAGCCCGGCCGGATCTGTTCAAAGCCATGCAAGTCTCTCTTGGTCTCTTGGGCATCATCGTACGCGTCAAACTGCGTGTCCTTCCAGCCTATCGCCTGCGCTACCAAAGCCGTCGCATGCAGCTAGAGGAGTGCCTGTCCTCTCTGGACACGTTTAAAACCGAGCATCGGCATTTCGAATTTTTTATCTTCCCGTATTCGGATACCGTTCAGGTAAAATTCATGGATGAGACCAGCGATCCCCCTAGCGGCAATCAACGATGGAGCTATTTGAAAAAAATGGTGGTGGAAAACGGGCTGTTTTGGCTCTTGTCCGAGAGCTGCCGATTGCTCCCTTCGCTCACCAAAAGCGTCAGCAGGCTGTCCGCCCAAAGCGTTCCCTCTGTCCATGAGAGCGGCTACAGCCATCAGCTTTTCGCCACCCCTCGCCTTGTTCGTTTTTACGAAATGGAATACTGCTTACCTGCTGAGCACATGGGCGAAGCCATACGGGAGCTGCGTCAGGCGATTGAGCAGGAACGCTTTGCCGTTCATTTTCCGCTGGAATGCCGGTACGTCAAAAAGGACGACATCTGGCTCAGTCCCGCTTACGAACGGGATAGTGCCTTCATTGCCGTCCACATGTACAAGGGCATGCCGTACGAAGCATACTTTGCCCGGATGGAGGAGATTTTCGCCCGATATGGCGGACGTCCACACTGGGGGAAAATGCACAGCTTGACCACCGAGAGGCTTCATCAGGTCTATCCGCGCTTGCCCGATTTCCTCGCCATTCGCTCTGAGCTCGACCCTAGCGGCTTGTTCGTGAACCCGTATTTAGCCGAGTTGTTTGGAATCTCCTGA
- a CDS encoding amino acid deaminase/aldolase yields the protein MRDYRYYQSAFAGVPKPFAFVDLDLLEENAEQISLQSNGKPVRIASKSIRSVAILKHVLQLDDCFRGLMCYSAPEVLHLCEAGFDDLLLGYPLWEKSWLLSIASEIKNGRSITLMIDSLLHVEQLEQIARETGTRLPVCLDIDMSSDVLGLHFGVWRSPLRSLEASLSLAKRVASSDHLYLDGVMGYEAQIAGVGDRYPRQFLKNSIIRLLKQYSVKEVAARRATLVKAIRELGISLRFVNGGGTGSLHLTGKEDAVTEVTAGSGFFSPGLFDYFQDFRFHPAAGFALEIIRKPKNNIYTCAGGGYIASGSAGRDRLPKPYLPAGSKLFPNEGAGEVQTPIHYQGMETLELGDPIFFRHAKAGELCERFTRLYCISGGKIIEEVTTYRGDGLCSL from the coding sequence ATGCGGGATTATCGCTATTATCAGTCTGCCTTTGCCGGTGTTCCCAAGCCGTTCGCTTTCGTCGACCTAGATCTGCTGGAGGAAAATGCGGAGCAAATCAGCTTGCAAAGCAATGGAAAACCCGTTCGAATCGCGAGCAAGTCGATCCGAAGCGTTGCCATTCTCAAACATGTATTGCAGTTGGACGATTGCTTTCGTGGTCTCATGTGCTATTCCGCTCCTGAGGTGCTTCACCTGTGCGAGGCAGGCTTCGATGACCTGCTGCTTGGCTATCCACTTTGGGAAAAAAGCTGGCTTTTGTCCATCGCCTCTGAGATTAAGAACGGACGCTCCATTACTTTGATGATCGACTCTCTCCTACATGTCGAACAGCTCGAACAAATCGCGCGGGAAACGGGAACCAGACTGCCGGTCTGTCTCGATATCGACATGTCGTCTGATGTGCTGGGGCTGCATTTCGGCGTCTGGCGCTCGCCACTTCGCTCTCTCGAGGCGTCCCTCTCCCTTGCCAAGCGCGTCGCTTCCTCCGATCATCTCTACCTGGATGGTGTCATGGGGTACGAAGCTCAAATTGCTGGCGTAGGGGATCGATACCCTCGTCAATTCCTGAAAAACAGCATCATTCGTCTCCTCAAGCAATATTCCGTGAAAGAAGTGGCTGCTCGACGTGCCACACTGGTGAAGGCCATTCGCGAGCTAGGCATTTCTCTGCGCTTCGTAAACGGTGGAGGAACGGGCAGCTTGCACCTGACCGGGAAAGAAGACGCCGTTACCGAGGTGACAGCAGGCTCCGGATTTTTTTCGCCTGGGCTCTTTGACTACTTTCAAGATTTTCGGTTTCATCCTGCTGCCGGATTTGCTCTGGAGATTATCCGCAAGCCCAAAAATAATATCTACACATGTGCCGGCGGAGGCTACATCGCCTCTGGTTCTGCTGGGCGTGACAGACTCCCCAAGCCTTACTTGCCAGCGGGATCAAAGCTGTTCCCCAACGAGGGAGCAGGTGAAGTACAGACACCGATCCACTATCAAGGCATGGAAACGCTGGAGCTGGGAGACCCGATCTTTTTTCGCCATGCCAAAGCAGGAGAGCTCTGCGAACGTTTTACCCGGCTGTATTGCATCTCTGGCGGGAAAATCATCGAGGAAGTGACCACCTATCGGGGGGATGGATTATGCTCACTGTAA
- a CDS encoding NAD(P)/FAD-dependent oxidoreductase → MNKYDVIVVGAGPAGIFTCYEIMRKAPNAKVLLIDKGHDIYSRHCPILEEKIKLCPPPAGKKDFAGCLPACSITSGFGGAGAYSDGKFNITTEFGGWMTDYLSPSTVLGLIKYVDEINLEHGATQSMTDPTTETIKSIEQRGYAAGLKLLRAQVRHLGTEQNLEILQSIFEHLKKHIDMMFKTEVEDIITVKEADGHQVKGVVLKNGQEYEADYVVIGPGRDGSAWLTNILKKRRLKMYNNQVDVGVRVETSDVVMREINEHLYEGKFIFNTSVGTRVRTFCSNPSGHVVVENHSGVMAANGHSYKDPALGSMNTNFALLVSHTFTEPFDKPNEYAREICKRANDLSNGGVIVQKYGDILRGRRSTEARIKEGFLEPTLKEAVPGDLGLVLPYNTMKSLIEMVEALDKVTPGIASEHTLFYGVEAKFYSARPKLTEEFETEIKGLFCGGDGAGITRGLAQAGAAGVWMARNIAKRLG, encoded by the coding sequence ATGAATAAGTATGATGTGATCGTTGTAGGAGCAGGACCAGCAGGGATTTTTACATGCTATGAAATAATGCGAAAAGCACCGAATGCCAAGGTGCTGTTGATTGATAAAGGGCATGACATCTATAGCAGACACTGTCCGATCCTGGAGGAAAAGATCAAGCTCTGCCCGCCGCCAGCAGGAAAAAAAGATTTCGCAGGCTGTTTGCCGGCCTGTTCGATTACCAGTGGTTTTGGTGGAGCAGGCGCCTATAGCGATGGCAAATTTAACATCACCACCGAATTTGGCGGTTGGATGACAGATTATCTCAGCCCTTCCACTGTGCTTGGGCTGATCAAATACGTAGATGAAATCAACTTGGAGCATGGGGCTACCCAATCGATGACTGACCCGACCACAGAGACGATCAAGAGCATCGAGCAGCGCGGCTATGCAGCTGGACTCAAGCTGTTGCGAGCGCAGGTACGTCACTTGGGAACAGAGCAAAATCTGGAGATTCTCCAGTCGATCTTCGAGCATTTGAAGAAGCATATCGACATGATGTTCAAGACAGAAGTCGAGGACATCATTACGGTGAAAGAAGCAGACGGACATCAGGTAAAAGGTGTCGTCTTGAAAAACGGTCAAGAGTACGAAGCTGATTACGTGGTAATCGGACCAGGCCGCGATGGCTCCGCGTGGTTGACGAATATCCTGAAGAAGCGCCGTCTGAAAATGTACAACAATCAAGTCGATGTAGGCGTACGTGTGGAGACGTCCGATGTCGTCATGCGCGAAATCAATGAGCACTTGTACGAAGGAAAATTCATTTTCAATACATCTGTCGGAACGCGTGTACGGACGTTTTGCAGCAATCCCTCCGGTCACGTGGTCGTGGAAAACCACAGTGGCGTTATGGCAGCAAACGGGCACTCTTACAAAGACCCAGCGCTGGGCTCGATGAATACGAACTTTGCGCTCTTGGTATCTCATACGTTTACAGAGCCGTTTGACAAGCCGAACGAGTACGCGAGAGAAATTTGCAAGCGGGCGAATGATCTGTCAAACGGTGGGGTCATCGTGCAAAAGTACGGTGATATCTTGCGCGGTCGCCGTTCCACGGAGGCGCGTATTAAGGAAGGCTTCCTGGAGCCTACTCTGAAGGAAGCGGTACCGGGTGACTTGGGACTCGTTTTGCCTTACAACACGATGAAAAGTTTGATCGAGATGGTGGAAGCACTGGACAAGGTAACACCGGGAATCGCTTCCGAGCACACGTTGTTCTACGGAGTGGAAGCGAAATTCTACTCGGCTCGTCCAAAACTGACTGAGGAATTCGAAACAGAAATCAAGGGATTGTTCTGTGGCGGGGATGGTGCTGGAATTACACGTGGTCTAGCACAGGCCGGAGCTGCTGGGGTCTGGATGGCTCGTAATATTGCGAAACGGTTAGGATAA
- a CDS encoding MarR family winged helix-turn-helix transcriptional regulator, whose amino-acid sequence MQYYGHRISQTARIFSKSLNGTMAPMGLYSSQWGIILCLHYREALTQVQLSNYLNVEAPTITRTLTRLEEMGWIIRSEGDDKRERYVSLSPQAVERFPEWLEAAKEQEELALRGLDEAELAIFNRVLKKMNDNLQPL is encoded by the coding sequence ATGCAATATTATGGTCATCGAATTAGCCAAACCGCAAGAATATTTAGTAAATCACTAAATGGGACGATGGCTCCCATGGGATTATACAGTTCGCAATGGGGTATTATCCTTTGCTTGCATTATCGTGAAGCGCTCACCCAGGTACAATTGAGTAACTACCTGAATGTGGAAGCGCCGACGATTACCCGGACACTCACCCGATTGGAAGAGATGGGCTGGATTATTCGCTCAGAGGGTGATGACAAGCGTGAGCGCTATGTGTCCTTGTCTCCGCAAGCAGTCGAACGGTTCCCGGAATGGCTGGAGGCTGCCAAAGAGCAAGAGGAACTGGCACTCCGCGGCCTTGACGAAGCAGAACTCGCTATCTTTAACCGCGTATTGAAGAAAATGAACGATAATTTACAGCCGTTGTAA